One region of Xylanimonas ulmi genomic DNA includes:
- a CDS encoding metallophosphoesterase family protein — translation MNHRDTVVVAGDWHGNTLWAMRAVAATAKAGCDVLLHLGDFGIWPGPSGASYLRKVERACAQHGVTILVTPGNHENWDRIDRTEATDRHDGWGAVKWLTDHIAVLPRGHRLTLAGTGGVERTLVSLGGAPSIDLRDRTLGKTWWLQEAITPVDVESVIAGGTADIMLTHDTPEPATRRVQQIIRANPGGWPADVREYCAEGRRRLTRAFNAVRPRVLLHGHYHLRDTDTVIGDTDGDPFTCRIESLGMDGTPHRAFDGHPTDHQEGDAVLLDVATAAVTDLLL, via the coding sequence ATGAACCACCGAGACACCGTCGTCGTCGCCGGCGACTGGCACGGCAACACCTTGTGGGCCATGCGCGCCGTGGCCGCGACCGCCAAGGCCGGCTGCGACGTGCTGCTGCACCTGGGCGACTTCGGCATCTGGCCCGGCCCGTCCGGCGCCTCCTACCTGCGCAAGGTCGAGCGCGCGTGCGCCCAGCACGGGGTGACCATCCTCGTCACCCCCGGCAACCACGAGAACTGGGACCGCATCGACCGCACTGAGGCCACCGACCGCCACGACGGCTGGGGCGCCGTCAAGTGGCTCACCGACCACATCGCCGTCCTGCCACGCGGACACCGCCTCACCCTGGCCGGGACAGGCGGCGTCGAGCGCACCCTCGTCTCACTCGGCGGGGCGCCGTCCATCGACCTCCGCGACCGCACCCTCGGCAAGACCTGGTGGCTGCAGGAGGCCATCACCCCCGTCGACGTCGAGTCGGTGATCGCCGGCGGGACCGCCGACATCATGCTCACCCACGACACTCCCGAGCCAGCCACCCGCCGCGTCCAGCAGATCATCCGCGCCAACCCCGGCGGCTGGCCCGCCGACGTGCGCGAGTACTGCGCCGAGGGACGACGCCGCCTGACCCGCGCGTTCAACGCCGTCCGCCCCCGAGTCCTCCTGCACGGCCACTACCACCTACGCGACACGGACACCGTTATCGGTGACACCGACGGCGACCCGTTCACCTGCCGCATCGAGTCCCTCGGCATGGACGGGACCCCGCACCGCGCCTTCGACGGCCATCCCACCGACCACCAGGAGGGCGACGCCGTCCTGCTCGACGTCGCCACCGCCGCTGTGACCGACCTGCTCCTCTGA
- a CDS encoding metallophosphoesterase family protein yields the protein MTKTSLALPDTRVAVAGDWHGDTWWAKRALDRLDDAAPDVRTVLHVGDLGVGPWPGETARSGHRFGGFVADLDRALDRRGMTLYLTAGNHDNWDALEAAATDDRGLRALGERIRCFPRPYRLSIAGRSFLSLGGAASVDLMRRRPGRDWWFGEQVTEAHAQAVEDDVAARGVVDYWLSHETPGPVPGGRLNHHVRGLAPDIVAYSDHVRSQVTRGWLAARPSVVFHGHHHARYTLEVTGQPSAEDAPTGEPFTCRIEGLGKEGSEYATSTPGYDHPGNVVVLDVETAEVTAIHGA from the coding sequence ATGACCAAGACGAGCCTGGCGCTGCCCGACACGCGCGTGGCCGTGGCCGGTGACTGGCACGGCGACACATGGTGGGCCAAGCGCGCGCTCGACCGTCTCGACGACGCCGCGCCCGACGTGCGCACGGTCCTGCACGTCGGCGACCTCGGCGTCGGCCCCTGGCCCGGCGAGACGGCCCGTTCGGGGCACCGGTTCGGCGGGTTCGTCGCCGACCTCGACCGGGCGCTCGACCGGCGGGGCATGACGCTCTACCTCACCGCGGGAAACCACGACAACTGGGACGCCCTTGAGGCGGCCGCGACCGACGACCGCGGATTGCGCGCCCTCGGCGAACGCATCCGCTGCTTCCCGCGCCCGTATCGGCTCTCGATCGCCGGCAGGTCGTTCCTGTCGCTCGGCGGGGCCGCGTCGGTCGACCTGATGCGCCGCCGCCCGGGCAGGGACTGGTGGTTCGGCGAGCAGGTGACCGAGGCCCACGCACAGGCGGTCGAGGACGACGTCGCCGCCCGCGGCGTCGTCGACTACTGGCTCTCGCACGAGACGCCGGGGCCGGTCCCCGGCGGGCGCCTCAACCACCACGTGCGCGGGCTCGCGCCCGACATCGTCGCGTACAGCGACCACGTGCGATCCCAGGTCACACGCGGTTGGCTCGCCGCCCGCCCGAGCGTCGTCTTCCACGGCCACCACCACGCGCGCTACACGCTCGAGGTCACCGGCCAACCCAGTGCCGAGGACGCACCCACCGGTGAGCCGTTCACGTGCCGTATCGAGGGCCTGGGCAAGGAGGGCTCGGAGTACGCGACCAGCACCCCCGGCTACGACCACCCCGGCAACGTCGTCGTGCTCGACGTCGAGACCGCCGAGGTCACCGCGATCCACGGCGCATGA
- the sbcB gene encoding exodeoxyribonuclease I produces MATFLWHDYETFGTDARYDRPAQFAAIRTDLDLNVIGEPIVWYCHPPTDRLPHPKASLITGLTPQMCLDRGVPECEFAERIHALMSEPDQIVVGYNSLDFDDEVSRFLFWRNLLDPYRREWANGNSRWDLLPVLQLAHALRTGGVQWPAREDGHTSFRLEDLAHANGLEHDAHDALSDVMATIGLARLARQAHPDLWAHALGQRTKQTVRRQLDRALVDRAPLLYINPFAGAARGFLSAMVPLAWHPTDANCLVAWDLRTDPSELADRSTDEIRTRLFTKSADLPEGVTRPGLVTIKVNRCPIILPLTGDERWAAAQRWGMDPAAIERHRARLPVGGGRLDERLRAIYARRTDASDATAPDVDTTLYGTFVESADRRRLDVVRADPGRQASGFDHPDLSDLVRRYRARHAPATLTAHDLSQWEQTRRRHIVDGTPATPSYSEYLATIDDLAAEHDDERSAAILHDLRDWGGELAASAAPANA; encoded by the coding sequence ATGGCCACATTCCTCTGGCACGACTACGAGACCTTCGGCACTGACGCGCGGTACGACCGTCCGGCGCAGTTCGCGGCCATCCGCACCGACCTCGACCTGAACGTCATCGGCGAGCCGATCGTCTGGTACTGCCACCCTCCAACAGACCGCCTCCCGCACCCGAAGGCGAGCCTCATCACCGGGCTCACGCCTCAGATGTGCCTGGACCGCGGCGTCCCGGAGTGCGAGTTCGCCGAGCGCATCCACGCGCTGATGTCCGAGCCTGACCAGATCGTCGTCGGGTACAACTCGCTGGACTTCGACGACGAGGTGTCACGGTTCCTGTTCTGGCGGAACCTACTCGACCCGTACCGGCGCGAGTGGGCCAACGGCAACAGCCGATGGGACCTGCTGCCCGTCCTCCAACTCGCCCACGCGCTGCGGACCGGCGGCGTTCAGTGGCCCGCCCGAGAGGACGGCCACACCTCGTTCCGGCTGGAAGACCTCGCACACGCGAACGGGCTTGAGCACGACGCGCATGACGCGCTCAGCGACGTCATGGCGACGATCGGCCTGGCACGACTGGCGCGGCAGGCTCACCCGGACCTGTGGGCGCACGCGCTGGGCCAGCGCACCAAGCAGACGGTCAGGCGCCAACTGGACCGGGCGTTGGTCGACCGTGCCCCGCTGCTGTACATCAACCCGTTCGCAGGAGCCGCACGCGGCTTCCTGTCCGCGATGGTTCCGCTCGCGTGGCACCCCACAGACGCAAACTGCCTCGTCGCCTGGGACCTGCGGACTGACCCGTCGGAGTTGGCGGACCGGTCGACCGACGAGATTCGCACCAGGCTCTTCACCAAGAGCGCGGACCTGCCCGAAGGGGTGACCCGCCCGGGCCTGGTGACGATCAAGGTCAACCGGTGTCCGATCATCCTGCCCCTGACCGGCGACGAGCGGTGGGCCGCCGCCCAGCGATGGGGCATGGATCCGGCTGCGATCGAACGCCATCGCGCACGCCTTCCCGTCGGCGGCGGGCGACTGGATGAGAGGCTCCGCGCGATCTACGCAAGGCGCACCGACGCGAGCGACGCCACCGCGCCCGACGTCGACACGACGCTGTACGGCACCTTCGTCGAGAGTGCCGACCGCAGGCGGCTGGACGTGGTCCGCGCCGACCCGGGGCGGCAGGCGTCGGGGTTCGACCATCCGGACCTTTCTGACCTCGTCCGGCGGTACCGGGCGCGCCACGCGCCCGCGACTCTCACCGCGCACGACCTGTCGCAGTGGGAACAGACGCGCCGTCGGCACATCGTCGACGGCACGCCCGCGACACCCTCGTACTCCGAGTACCTAGCCACGATCGACGATCTCGCCGCAGAGCATGACGACGAGCGCAGCGCCGCGATCCTCCACGACCTGCGCGACTGGGGAGGCGAGCTCGCCGCCTCGGCGGCGCCAGCCAACGCCTGA
- a CDS encoding metallophosphoesterase, producing the protein MPDLHGCLTALHAALNRVNLDGDPGARVVFLGDYIDRGPDSLGVLTTVRGLALRHPERVVALLGNHETDFLEWIDGDDDDLDWLLADLDVGLRTVHSFLGAAPGDDTARALESDRHDVDALASLNAAVKAALTARHGAVIAWLRGRPLVHETDDQIFVHAGIDEAAGESWRLSTPEHVLVSKFPATTGRFVKTIVAGHIATSTLNLDGGHAVHFDGASHYYLDGGVEHTGRLNMLRFDTTTKTYSAFHV; encoded by the coding sequence ATCCCCGACCTGCACGGATGCCTGACCGCGCTCCACGCCGCGCTCAATCGTGTCAATCTCGACGGCGACCCCGGCGCGCGGGTCGTGTTCCTCGGCGACTACATCGACCGAGGCCCCGACAGCCTCGGCGTCCTGACCACCGTCCGGGGCCTCGCCCTGCGACACCCCGAGCGCGTCGTCGCGCTTCTGGGCAACCATGAGACCGACTTCCTTGAGTGGATCGACGGTGACGACGATGACCTCGACTGGCTCCTGGCGGACCTCGACGTCGGGCTGCGCACCGTCCACTCGTTCCTCGGCGCCGCACCGGGCGATGACACGGCACGCGCACTCGAGAGCGACCGTCACGACGTCGATGCGCTGGCGTCGCTGAACGCCGCCGTCAAGGCGGCCCTCACCGCGCGGCATGGCGCCGTGATCGCGTGGCTGCGCGGGCGCCCGCTCGTCCACGAGACCGACGACCAGATCTTCGTCCACGCCGGGATCGACGAGGCCGCCGGCGAGAGCTGGCGCCTGTCCACGCCTGAGCATGTCCTTGTCTCGAAGTTCCCCGCCACCACAGGGCGGTTCGTCAAGACGATCGTCGCCGGGCACATCGCGACCTCGACCCTGAACCTGGACGGCGGGCACGCCGTCCACTTCGATGGCGCGAGCCACTACTACCTCGACGGCGGCGTCGAGCACACCGGACGCCTCAACATGCTCCGGTTCGACACGACGACCAAGACCTACAGCGCCTTTCATGTCTGA
- a CDS encoding metallophosphoesterase family protein has translation MTTFYTADLHLGHANLLTLSAARGAQFAAVEQMDAALIERWNETVAPDDTVWVLGDVDMHGKPTNLAKVTQLHGTKILIAGNHDACWAGMRGGWAHRKAYLDAGFDAVLDFAVTTLPSTKKNAQHPRVMLSHFPYDGDHADTDRYEAFRLRDRGIPLLHGHVHEAYRERKSRRGTWGVNVGVDWWDYRPVHERTLAAHLDDLRRGPASR, from the coding sequence GTGACAACCTTCTACACCGCCGACCTGCACCTCGGGCACGCCAACCTCCTGACGCTCTCCGCTGCCCGCGGCGCCCAGTTCGCCGCCGTCGAGCAGATGGACGCCGCGCTCATCGAACGCTGGAACGAGACCGTCGCCCCGGACGACACCGTGTGGGTGCTCGGCGACGTCGACATGCACGGCAAGCCCACCAACCTCGCGAAGGTCACGCAGCTGCACGGCACCAAGATCCTCATCGCCGGCAACCACGACGCCTGCTGGGCCGGGATGCGCGGCGGCTGGGCCCACCGCAAGGCGTACCTCGACGCGGGGTTCGACGCCGTGCTCGACTTCGCCGTCACCACCCTGCCGTCGACGAAGAAGAACGCACAGCACCCCCGCGTGATGCTGTCCCACTTCCCCTACGACGGCGACCACGCCGACACCGACCGGTACGAGGCGTTCCGCCTGCGCGACCGCGGGATCCCCTTGCTGCACGGCCACGTCCACGAGGCGTACCGCGAGCGCAAGTCCAGGCGCGGCACCTGGGGCGTCAACGTCGGCGTCGACTGGTGGGACTACCGCCCAGTCCACGAGCGCACCCTCGCCGCGCACCTCGACGACCTGCGCCGCGGTCCAGCAAGCCGCTGA
- a CDS encoding helix-turn-helix transcriptional regulator, which translates to MSHDDHRAEVREFLSSRRARVAPEQAGLAAYGGNRRVKGLRREEVAMLAGVSVDYYVRLERGNLSGASDGVLDSLAGALQLDEAEREHLFSLARAAGPARRRTHARTGAVRPAVQQMLDAIGDAPAWVCNGRHDILASNRMGRALYAPVFADPRRPANTTRFIYLDPAARDFFVDWERVANDAAAMLRLEAGRNPHDRELIQLVGELSTRSELFRGRWASHDVVFHRSGRKRLRHPVVGQLDLSFESMKLPSEPVLYLNVYTAPAGSPTADALRLLSSWAATQDAEQLPEPDRAGAESRGEA; encoded by the coding sequence ATGAGCCACGACGATCACCGGGCCGAGGTCCGCGAGTTCCTCAGCTCGCGGCGGGCACGCGTCGCGCCCGAGCAGGCGGGGCTGGCGGCCTACGGCGGCAACCGGCGCGTCAAGGGACTGCGGCGCGAGGAGGTCGCGATGCTGGCCGGCGTCTCGGTCGACTACTACGTGCGCCTGGAGCGCGGGAACCTCTCGGGCGCCTCCGACGGCGTGCTCGACTCGCTGGCCGGCGCGCTGCAGCTCGACGAGGCCGAGCGGGAGCATCTCTTCAGCCTGGCGCGAGCCGCCGGGCCGGCGCGTCGGCGGACGCACGCGAGGACGGGCGCGGTGCGTCCCGCGGTCCAGCAGATGCTCGACGCCATCGGCGACGCGCCCGCCTGGGTGTGCAACGGCCGGCACGACATCCTCGCGAGCAACCGCATGGGCCGGGCGCTGTACGCGCCGGTGTTCGCGGACCCGCGGCGCCCGGCGAACACGACCCGGTTCATCTACCTGGACCCGGCGGCGCGGGACTTCTTCGTCGACTGGGAGCGGGTCGCGAACGACGCCGCGGCGATGCTGCGCCTTGAGGCCGGCCGCAACCCGCACGACCGGGAGCTGATCCAGCTCGTGGGCGAGCTGTCGACGCGCAGCGAGCTCTTCCGCGGGCGCTGGGCGTCGCACGACGTGGTGTTCCACCGCAGTGGCCGCAAGCGGCTGCGGCACCCGGTCGTGGGGCAGCTCGACCTGAGTTTCGAGTCCATGAAGCTGCCGTCGGAGCCCGTGCTGTACCTCAACGTCTACACCGCGCCCGCGGGGTCGCCCACCGCTGACGCCCTGAGGCTCCTGAGCTCCTGGGCAGCGACCCAGGACGCCGAACAGCT